Proteins co-encoded in one Salvelinus namaycush isolate Seneca unplaced genomic scaffold, SaNama_1.0 Scaffold131, whole genome shotgun sequence genomic window:
- the LOC120036329 gene encoding uncharacterized protein LOC120036329 produces MAYLEFKFEDEITKYIREQELATSLKFVTLGKDKSFGQNDAQPLARKKLSWESKSIPFNGVPFQVVGTKTYECHQGKDRQTKAKEKYAAERDKKELEDHAFVKRRKLAQNTKKVDCKAIINIAQVIRFPDFKIEESTVRSKKEASQTLKAALSETPSSVKAEVVYCVRFPSLSEHSSHAVVGEAAYVREAVDARLREKIEQLTLSGVRKMTEMKCHLNTFVVEELFHGEQPPPPTRRRYYPTDSDIRNVMFKTKQATRDSNIDRPYEGPSVRGKKRSSRKLLRLRRQCAGYLKEITELTYHLQEEQYVTGLSSQLRSVLLDMKAHVPQDKGLPLTFSPSKRKAEMDMDLIPTKSASHPFTDGVEQYTEDIVSVDTLLALSLG; encoded by the exons ATGGCATATCTCGAGTTTAAGTTTGAGGACGAAATAACTAAATACATTCGGGAACAAGAATTGGCAACGTCACTGAAATTCGTAACATTGGGAAAGGACAAAAGTTTCGGACAAAACG ATGCACAGCCTTTGGCACGGAAAAAACTCAGCTGGGAGAGTAAAAGTATCCCATTCAATGGTGTTCCGTTTCAAGTTGTTGGCACAAAGACGTATGAATGCCACCAgggcaaagacagacagacaaaagccAAAGAGAAATATGCTGCTGAAAGAGACAAGAAGGAA CTTGAAGACCATGCCTTTGTAAAGAGACGGAAACTGGCACAAAATACCAAAAAGGTGGACTGCAAGGCTATAATAAACATCGCCCAAGTTATCCGCTTTCCTGATTTTAAG ATTGAGGAAAGTACAGTGCGCTCTAAAAAGGAGGCCTCCCAAACTCTGAAGGCAGCACTAAGTGAAACTCCCAGCTCCGTGAAGGCAGAGGTTGTCTACTGCGTCAGgttcccctccctctctgagCACAGCTCACATGCAGTTGTTGGAGAG GCAGCTTATGTTCGGGAAGCTGTAGAtgccaggctgagagagaagataGAGCAGCTGACTCTGTCTGGTGTGAGAAAGATGACTGAAATGAAGTGTCATCTGAACACCTTTGTAGTGGAAGAGCTTTTCCATGGAGAGCAGCCCCCTCCACCTACTCGCAGGCGCTATTACCCCACTGACAGTGACATAAGAAATGTCATGTTTAAGACCAAGCAGGCCACCAGAGACTCCAACATTGACCGTCCATACGAAGGTCCATCTGTAAGAGGAAAGAAGAGGTCCTCTAGGAAGCTGCTGCGGTTACGGAGGCAATGTGCAGGATATCTTAAAGAAATCACAGAACTCACTTATCATCTCCAAGAGGAACAGTACGTGACTGGCCTGTCTTCACAGCTCAGAAGCGTGTTGCTGGATATGAAGGCCCATGTTCCACAGGATAAAGGCCTTCCACTGACCTTTTCTCCAAGTAAGAGAAAAGCTGAGATGGACATGGACCTCATTCCAACCAAGAGTGCGTCACACCCTTTCACAGACGGGGTAGAACAGTATACAGAGGACATAGTGAGTGTGGATACCTTGTTGGCATTGAGCCTAGGTTAG